Proteins from a single region of Poseidonibacter antarcticus:
- a CDS encoding DUF6726 family protein encodes MKLSQIIFLFFFAISIQGCIVGSVVAAPFKVAGAVVNVVTPDVVGDTIAGTGDVLDTVIPF; translated from the coding sequence ATGAAACTATCACAAATAATATTTCTTTTTTTCTTTGCTATAAGCATTCAAGGTTGTATAGTAGGAAGTGTAGTTGCAGCTCCTTTTAAAGTAGCAGGGGCAGTAGTAAATGTGGTGACTCCAGATGTTGTTGGAGATACAATTGCTGGAACAGGTGATGTTCTTGACACGGTTATTCCATTTTGA
- a CDS encoding glycerophosphodiester phosphodiesterase family protein, whose protein sequence is MNWIKNQPIAHRGLYKGFEIPENSLYAFKKAIDNNYAIELDVRLTKDEKVIVFHDKNLIRLCADRRKIRTQNYDAIKNIKLFNSNETIPTLSDVLKLVRGKVPLLIEIKNHEEIGLFEELVVKQLEEYKGEFSICSFNYHILQWFKKYHPSISRGLIFGDIKKLEIKYYKITFLYRFFRVRPDFISLDYKLLDTFIPNFCRWLRIPIISWTINNKKKRRKAMEIVDNIIFENIKIKKL, encoded by the coding sequence ATGAATTGGATTAAAAATCAACCTATTGCACATAGAGGATTATATAAAGGTTTTGAAATACCTGAAAATTCTTTATATGCTTTTAAAAAAGCTATAGATAATAATTATGCAATCGAATTAGATGTAAGATTAACAAAAGATGAAAAAGTAATAGTTTTTCATGATAAAAATTTAATAAGACTATGTGCAGATAGAAGAAAAATAAGAACTCAAAACTATGATGCAATTAAAAACATAAAACTTTTCAACTCAAATGAAACAATTCCAACATTAAGTGATGTATTAAAATTAGTAAGAGGAAAGGTACCTTTACTTATTGAAATAAAAAATCATGAAGAAATAGGATTATTTGAAGAGCTAGTAGTTAAACAATTAGAAGAGTATAAAGGTGAGTTTTCAATTTGCTCTTTTAATTATCATATCCTCCAATGGTTTAAAAAATATCATCCTTCTATTTCAAGAGGATTAATATTTGGAGATATTAAAAAGTTGGAAATAAAATATTATAAAATAACATTTTTATATCGATTTTTTAGGGTAAGACCAGATTTTATTTCACTTGATTATAAATTATTAGATACTTTTATTCCTAATTTTTGTAGATGGCTAAGAATTCCAATAATTTCATGGACAATTAATAACAAGAAAAAAAGAAGAAAAGCAATGGAAATAGTAGATAACATAATTTTTGAAAATATAAAAATTAAAAAACTTTAA